Below is a genomic region from Anabas testudineus chromosome 13, fAnaTes1.2, whole genome shotgun sequence.
GCTGTGACTGCACCATCTGAGGCTCCATGTACCAGACCTGCACAAGTGCAGGCAGTTATGGGGGAGGCTTCTTCCTCTATTTGCATGGGTGTAGCTACTGTCATTGGGCCTTTTCATATCCCACTGGTGGGTAAGATTATAAAACTTATATTTCTggctattattattatcattatttgtgGGTATTGTTATCAGTGAATTTTCCAACTGATAAGAACACCTGtgagtattttatattttacatttttatcttggGAGgtcttttcatttatcttttagATCAGCCACTTTGCCACCTGTGCTTGTCTCAGTGATAAAACCAAGTACCCGTCCTTCCTCAGAACCGTACCCAGTGACTACTATCAAAGTAGAGCCTTAGCCCAGATCGTCAAGCACTTTGGTTGGACTTGGGTTGGAGCTATAAGAAGCAATAATGATTATGGTAACAATGGTATGGCTATATTcacagaaactgcacagcagCTGGGCATCTGTCTGGAATATTCTCTATCTATCTTTAGAACAGATccaccaaacaaaatacaaagaattaTCGAAATAATCAAGCTTTCAACTTCTAAGGTGATTGTTGCTTTCATGCCCTTCCCAGATATGGATGTTCTAATACATCAGTTGTCTCTGAACAACTTGACTGGGTACCAGTGGGTAGGCAGTGAGGGCTGGATCATTGATTCCCAAATTGCAGAAATGGATAAGAATAACATTCTGGATGGTGCCATAGGTTTGGCCATCCCCAAAGCACATGTCAGTGGCATGAAAGAATTCATAATAAATGTCAAGCCTCTCAGTTCAATGGGTAATAACATGTTTACAGAGTTCTGGGAGGcattatttaactgtaacttCAACCAGTCAAATCCCTTAGCAGAGAATCACAAAGAATGTACTGGACATGAAGATGTGAGTGGATTACAACACAGCTTCACTGATATGTCACTTATGCCCGTATTTAATAATCTTTATAAAGGCGTGTATGCTGTGGCTCATGCACTTCACAGTATTCTTGGCTGTAATGAAACATGTAACTCCAAGATGACATTAGATCCATTTACTGTGAgtgaaaaactttatttttacattaagtagaaatatttatgattttagaaaaagaaatggctACCATTTTTCTATCATGCTATTGATCCAACACACCCGCACTATGTTTGAGATTGTTAACTAAATTAATACAtatcattttagattttacagcAGATTcaaaaaattaatttcaaaacaaaggAAGGGGATgaagtttactttaatgagaATGGAGACCCACCAGCAAAGTATGAAATTATAAACTGGCAGCCAACAGAAAATGGTGTTGCAGACTTTGTCACAGTTGGTCTTTATGAtgcatctttacctgcagacaaacagctgagtcTGCAAAATAAGTCATTAGTTTGGGCACAGAACTCAAAAGAGGTAACCTATAATATCACCACAGTAGGTCTTAGTATAATACAATTGTATTGCATCaaaattaatatgtttttttataagaAAACAGCTCTTTCATTTAAGTGCAGATATATTTTTCTCATAGTGATGTTGTTCATACAGGTTCCTgtgtcagtttgcagtgagaaatGTCCCCCAGGAACTCGCAAGGTTCTCCAGAAAGGAAagcctgtctgctgctatgactgtataagatgtgcagagggagaaataagtAATATAACAGGTCTAGTAATACTTAATTTTAGGTTTTCCATTAAAGTGAAGCCAAAatgaatttgtattttattttagtttatcaGTCTAATATAGTCTAATTTTTTTTACCTACATAATTCATTTGTGACATATTATAGGGATGCCAGCTATATTAACTATAGGTGATGTCACAATTAGGACCTACTGAATCATAATTATGAAATCTGAATCTGTGATAATGCCATACCAAGTCATATTTATGAGATCCACATTTTATCCAGAAAATCCAGAAATTATGAGGGAAAAGTTAATTATCTAAGAGGCCAGGGCAGACATTGGGGCTGACTTTGCCTTATTTAATCTGCTTTAATGTCTTTTTGAGACTGAGATATATTAATCTCTCAGGGTAATGTGGATGGTGTAGAAGTTGCCATTAATGATATTGCAATTGCACACATTGACCCCTCCTACCTGGCTCAAGAAGAGACCAGTGGCCGAGCAAGCTAAACAGTGAATGGACAGCAATGTTAGAGAGAACAGAAGAATATAtcagaaaaaaagtgttatttTCTAATTCACAATTCACAGTTGGCATGTTCTAAACAATTGTGGTTTATGAATAATGATAAGGCCATGTAGTTGTCATACAATTATCCGCATAGCACCTGGTAATAGTGTACTGTCGGTCTTATATGTGCAAATAGTGATGTAAGAAGAAAACTATGTAAACAAATTACTCAGCAATATTAACATCTGCTTTATTATTACTTGTCAGATTCTACCACCTGTGTGCGATGCTGGCCTGAATTCTGGTCCAATGACAGAAGAGATGCCTGTGTGaagaaggaagcagagtttctatcatttgaagaaattatgggagcactgctcactgcagcatctttatttggaacatgcatgactgctgttgtatcattcatcttcttcagatacaggaaaactcctattgtcagggccaacaactctgagctgagcttcctgctgctcttctccttgattctgtgtttcctgtgttctctgacctttatcggccgaccctctgagtggtcctgcatgctgagacacacagcattcggcatcacctttgtcctctgtatctcttgtgttctggggaaaactatggtggtgttaatggccttcagggcttcacttccaggcagtaatgtgatgaaatggtttggaccaacacagcagagactcagtgttctggctttcactctcatccaggttgtaatatgtatcctctggttaacaatttctcctccttttccatttaagaactttaaagaaatcaaagacaaaatcatcttaGAATGTGCTCTGGGTTCAACTGTGGGATTTTGGGCTGTACTTGGGTACATAGGCCTTctggcctctttctgtttcattcttgcttttctagctcggaaactacctgataacttcaatgaggccaaatttatcaccttcagcatgttgatcttctgtgcagtgtggattacttttattccagcttatgtcagctcACCCGGgaagttcagtgttgctgtagagatatttgctattctggcctccagttttggactgttaatttgtatttttattccaaaatgttacattatctTACTGAATccagagaagaacacaaaaaagaatatgatgGGGAAAGTAGCATCAAAGACAATCTGAGATATTCAAAAATATACAGCAGTAATGTTTGCAAAGACAATCTAAGTTTTGCAcattattgtaataataataatattattgtaataatattttgaCACACAATATTTTTTACCTTCAGTTTATTAGTATATTTCTTACCCTACATAATTAATTTGTGACATATTATGAGGATGCCAGCATTGAAATATAGTTTAATGTACATTGGTCTAATCCTTTATCTTTAATTAAGTACAAATGAATGCAATTGcaattgattttatttgtaattggtgattaaatctaaatactttaaattttcttgtcttgtttttttctgctttgagGGATGTCCAGAAACTGGTGTGAAGCAGTGGTTCTGGGCTGACTGGTTCAGGGTCTAGAACAAACAGAATATTAGGTGACTTGTGAGTATGGATGCTGGAAAGTTTGGTAAGTCCAGGGTCCGGAGAGTGGTGAGGGGCACCAGTAGTAAAGCTTGAGAGCAAGTAAGTTTTTCTGAAATGAGGGAGACTGAGAAGATCCAGAGCAACAGATAACATCCATAAGAATAAGAGAATGGATGCACAAGTACCAATTGACAGTCAAAACAGAACAAGTGAGAGTTAGGTAAACGAAACTACAACAGAACAAGTAGGCAACGGCCAAACAGGTATTGAAGCAGGTTTTGTGAAACAGCTGGAGAATCAAAGTCAATCTGGTGGTTTGGTGTTGACTGCAGACCTGCTTTTAG
It encodes:
- the LOC113171833 gene encoding LOW QUALITY PROTEIN: extracellular calcium-sensing receptor-like (The sequence of the model RefSeq protein was modified relative to this genomic sequence to represent the inferred CDS: deleted 1 base in 1 codon), with the translated sequence MTSTQTWLEQGWTNLQLLILVVSLSQAGEIVCRQRGDPENPQLFKDGNIILGGIFAFHSSWKDRQETYTHKPLPLECTSLSFREFQFAQAMLFAIEEVNNRTDLLPGISLGYELYDTCGSVARSVKVALALTNGNEAVTAPSEAPCTRPAQVQAVMGEASSSICMGVATVIGPFHIPLISHFATCACLSDKTKYPSFLRTVPSDYYQSRALAQIVKHFGWTWVGAIRSNNDYGNNGMAIFTETAQQLGICLEYSLSIFRTDPPNKIQRIIEIIKLSTSKVIVAFMPFPDMDVLIHQLSLNNLTGYQWVGSEGWIIDSQIAEMDKNNILDGAIGLAIPKAHVSGMKEFIINVKPLSSMGNNMFTEFWEALFNCNFNQSNPLAENHKECTGHEDVSGLQHSFTDMSLMPVFNNLYKGVYAVAHALHSILGCNETCNSKMTLDPFTILQQIQKINFKTKEGDEVYFNENGDPPAKYEIINWQPTENGVADFVTVGLYDASLPADKQLSLQNKSLVWAQNSKEVPVSVCSEKCPPGTRKVLQKGKPVCCYDCIRCAEGEISNITDSTTCVRCWPEFWSNDRRDACVKKEAEFLSFEEIMGALLTAASLFGTCMTAVVSFIFFRYRKTPIVRANNSELSFLLLFSLILCFLCSLTFIGRPSEWSCMLRHTAFGITFVLCISCVLGKTMVVLMAFRASLPGSNVMKWFGPTQQRLSVLAFTLIQVVICILWLTISPPFPFKNFKEIKDKIILECALGSTVGFWAVLGYIGLLASFCFILAFLARKLPDNFNEAKFITFSMLIFCAVWITFIPAYVSSPGKFSVAVEIFAILASSFGLLICIFIPKCYIILLNPEKNTKKNMMGKVASKTI